A stretch of Bradyrhizobium sp. CCBAU 53338 DNA encodes these proteins:
- a CDS encoding alpha-amylase family glycosyl hydrolase: protein MARDGEIWWRDGIFYQIYPRSFQDSDGDGVGDLAGILRRLPYVKSLGVDAIWLSPIFPSPMADFGYDICDYTGIDPLFGTMEDFDALLAAAHDAGLKLILDLVPNHTSDRHPWFVESCASRDNPKRDWYIWRDPAPDGGVPNNWLSEFGGSAWQFDETTGQYYYHAFLAAQPDLNWRNPQVRAAIYDVMRFWLEKGVDGFRVDVIWHLIKDAVFRDNPPNPHYVEGRPPNEKILTQYSTDQAEVHDVIAEMRRVTDAYSARVLIGEIYLPLHRLMAYYGNDLTGAQMPFNFALLSTFWSARSIEKIIEDYEKALPRGAWPNWVLGNHDRPRVASRVGPEQARIAAMLLLTLRGTPTLYYGDEIGMHQLAIAPEDVRDPFEKNVPGIGVGRDGCRTPMQWDASNFAGFSDARPWLPLPADHVRENVVNLEADTRSILSLYRRLIALRKNSPALVAGDYHPIAAQGDLLVYRREAEGRSLVIVLNLGPEPIAVTTSALRFGSEILLSTFLDREGERLEGVLDLRGNEGVVVVPPSSS, encoded by the coding sequence ATGGCACGGGACGGCGAGATTTGGTGGCGCGACGGGATCTTCTATCAGATCTATCCACGCTCCTTTCAGGACAGCGACGGTGACGGCGTCGGCGATCTCGCCGGCATCTTGCGGCGGTTGCCTTACGTGAAGTCGCTCGGCGTCGACGCGATCTGGCTGTCGCCGATCTTCCCCTCGCCGATGGCCGATTTCGGCTACGACATCTGCGACTATACCGGCATCGATCCGCTGTTCGGCACGATGGAAGACTTCGACGCGCTGCTCGCGGCCGCGCATGACGCCGGCCTGAAGCTGATCCTCGATCTCGTGCCGAACCACACCTCCGACCGGCATCCCTGGTTCGTCGAGAGCTGCGCCTCGCGCGACAACCCCAAGCGCGACTGGTACATCTGGCGCGATCCCGCGCCCGATGGCGGCGTGCCGAACAACTGGTTGTCCGAGTTCGGCGGCAGCGCGTGGCAGTTCGACGAGACCACGGGGCAGTACTACTACCACGCCTTCCTCGCCGCGCAGCCGGACCTCAACTGGCGCAATCCGCAGGTCCGCGCCGCGATCTACGACGTGATGCGGTTCTGGCTGGAGAAGGGCGTCGACGGCTTTCGCGTCGACGTGATCTGGCACCTGATCAAGGATGCCGTGTTTCGCGACAATCCGCCCAACCCGCACTACGTCGAGGGCCGGCCGCCGAACGAAAAGATCCTGACGCAATATTCCACCGACCAGGCGGAGGTGCACGACGTCATCGCCGAGATGCGGCGCGTGACGGACGCATATTCCGCGCGCGTGCTGATCGGCGAGATCTATCTGCCGCTGCATCGTCTGATGGCCTATTACGGCAACGATCTCACCGGCGCGCAGATGCCGTTCAATTTCGCGCTGCTCTCGACCTTCTGGAGCGCGCGCTCGATCGAGAAGATCATCGAGGACTATGAGAAGGCGTTGCCGCGGGGCGCCTGGCCGAACTGGGTGCTCGGCAATCACGATCGCCCGCGCGTCGCCAGCCGCGTCGGCCCCGAGCAGGCCCGAATCGCCGCCATGCTGCTGCTGACCCTGCGCGGCACGCCGACGCTCTATTATGGCGACGAGATCGGCATGCATCAGCTCGCCATCGCGCCCGAGGATGTCCGAGATCCTTTCGAGAAGAACGTGCCCGGCATCGGCGTCGGGCGCGACGGCTGCCGCACGCCGATGCAGTGGGACGCATCGAACTTCGCCGGCTTCTCGGACGCGAGGCCGTGGCTGCCGCTGCCGGCGGACCATGTCCGCGAGAACGTGGTCAATCTCGAGGCCGACACGCGCTCGATTCTCAGCCTCTACAGGCGCCTGATCGCGTTGCGGAAGAACTCGCCGGCGCTGGTCGCCGGCGACTATCACCCGATCGCCGCGCAGGGCGATCTGCTCGTCTATCGCCGCGAAGCCGAGGGCCGTTCGCTCGTCATCGTGCTCAATCTCGGCCCCGAGCCGATCGCCGTCACCACCAGCGCGCTCCGCTTCGGCAGCGAGATCTTGCTGTCGACGTTCCTCGATCGCGAGGGGGAACGGCTGGAGGGTGTGTTGGATCTGCGGGGGAATGAGGGCGTGGTGGTCGTGCCGCCGAGTTCCTCTTAG
- a CDS encoding MBL fold metallo-hydrolase: MTEQTDTQQAKAGAIIVPVTLFEQNCTIIWDEPGKKAVVIDPGGDVPKILEAIKQTGATVEKIWLTHGHIDHVGGAAELRDALKVPIEGPHAADKFLLDNVVESGARFGMTGVRNFEPDRWLDEGDSVSIGGLTFDILHCPGHSPGSVVFYNKDLRFAHVGDVLFAGSVGRTDLPGGSHATLINSILTKLLPLGDDVGFICGHGAGSSIGQERMTNPFITGEM; this comes from the coding sequence ATGACCGAGCAAACCGACACCCAACAAGCCAAGGCCGGCGCGATCATCGTCCCCGTGACGCTGTTCGAGCAGAACTGCACCATCATCTGGGACGAACCCGGCAAGAAGGCGGTGGTGATCGACCCCGGCGGCGACGTGCCGAAGATCTTGGAAGCGATCAAGCAGACCGGCGCGACCGTGGAGAAGATCTGGCTGACCCACGGCCATATCGACCATGTCGGCGGCGCGGCCGAGTTGCGCGACGCGCTGAAGGTGCCGATCGAAGGCCCGCATGCCGCGGACAAGTTTCTGCTCGACAACGTGGTGGAGAGCGGCGCGCGCTTCGGCATGACCGGGGTGCGCAATTTCGAGCCGGACCGCTGGCTCGACGAGGGCGACAGCGTGTCGATCGGCGGCTTGACCTTCGACATCCTGCATTGTCCCGGCCACTCGCCCGGGAGCGTGGTGTTCTACAACAAGGATTTGCGTTTCGCCCATGTCGGCGACGTGCTGTTCGCGGGCTCGGTCGGGCGCACCGACCTTCCCGGCGGCAGCCACGCCACGCTGATCAATTCGATCCTGACGAAGCTGCTGCCGCTCGGCGACGATGTCGGCTTCATCTGCGGCCACGGCGCCGGCTCGAGCATCGGCCAGGAGCGGATGACCAATCCGTTCATCACCGGCGAGATGTGA
- a CDS encoding helix-turn-helix domain-containing protein, whose product MARASPRSCPVAAFQKMISGKYKLRIVWDLKDGPRRYGEIRSGLLRGASGSAEITPRVLSRELKALTASGLIDRKDFGEVPPKVEYRLTRKGKSFVPVVAAIREWGERNLSESAALADAAE is encoded by the coding sequence ATGGCAAGAGCTTCCCCACGCAGCTGCCCGGTCGCGGCCTTTCAGAAGATGATCAGCGGCAAGTACAAGCTGCGCATCGTCTGGGATCTCAAGGACGGCCCGCGCCGCTATGGCGAGATCCGCAGCGGCCTCTTGCGCGGCGCATCCGGCAGCGCCGAGATCACTCCGCGCGTGCTCAGCCGCGAATTGAAGGCGCTGACCGCGAGCGGCCTCATCGATCGCAAGGATTTCGGCGAGGTGCCGCCCAAGGTCGAATATCGTCTCACCCGCAAGGGCAAGAGCTTTGTGCCGGTCGTCGCTGCGATCCGCGAATGGGGTGAGCGCAACCTGAGTGAGAGCGCGGCGCTCGCGGACGCCGCCGAATGA
- a CDS encoding PHB depolymerase family esterase — protein MSLARNVDLLRRLPRPDQRPDQRLDGLRLPDFGAGADGSNSLREVTGFGDNPGALRMFAFVPAQLQKPRALVVVLHGCGQTAAAYDLGAGWSTLARHYGFALVMPEQQRINNGNTCFNWFNPEDTARDSGEARSIREMIAHMVQTHRIDPRRIYITGLSAGGGMTSVMLATYPEVFAAGAVIAGLPYGIASNLREALDGMFHSPARPERELGDFVRRASNHRGPWPKMSVWHGSADRTVNPGNANEIVKQWLDLHDLPMTPMAETNVDGYPRQAWWNKDGETLVESYAITGMAHGTPLGLADNEQRYGVEGAFLIEAGISSSYHIAKFFGLTGWIHDASKAEAKPVPARSPAPHLARTIRAKVAEDKAEPTRDQGRGFDLGQVITRALTAAGLMK, from the coding sequence GTGTCGCTTGCCCGTAATGTCGATCTCTTGAGACGTCTGCCAAGACCAGATCAAAGACCAGATCAAAGGCTGGACGGTCTGCGCCTGCCCGACTTCGGCGCGGGCGCTGACGGCTCCAATTCGTTGCGGGAAGTCACCGGCTTCGGCGACAATCCCGGCGCCTTGCGCATGTTCGCGTTCGTGCCGGCGCAGCTGCAGAAGCCGCGTGCGCTGGTCGTGGTGCTGCACGGCTGCGGCCAGACCGCCGCGGCTTACGATCTCGGCGCGGGCTGGTCGACGCTCGCGCGTCACTACGGCTTTGCGCTCGTGATGCCCGAGCAGCAGCGCATCAACAACGGCAACACCTGCTTCAACTGGTTCAATCCCGAGGACACCGCGCGCGACAGCGGCGAGGCGAGGTCGATCCGCGAGATGATCGCGCATATGGTTCAGACGCATCGCATCGATCCGAGGCGCATCTACATCACCGGCCTGTCCGCCGGCGGCGGCATGACCTCGGTGATGCTCGCGACCTATCCCGAGGTGTTCGCGGCGGGCGCCGTGATCGCAGGCCTGCCTTACGGCATCGCCTCGAACCTGCGCGAGGCGCTCGACGGCATGTTCCATTCGCCTGCGCGGCCCGAGCGCGAGCTCGGCGATTTCGTGCGCCGGGCCTCGAACCATCGCGGGCCCTGGCCGAAAATGTCGGTGTGGCACGGCAGCGCCGACCGCACCGTCAATCCGGGCAATGCCAACGAGATCGTCAAGCAGTGGCTCGACCTGCACGATCTGCCGATGACGCCGATGGCCGAGACCAATGTCGACGGCTATCCGCGCCAGGCGTGGTGGAACAAGGACGGCGAGACGCTGGTCGAGTCCTATGCCATCACGGGCATGGCGCACGGCACGCCGCTGGGGCTTGCCGACAACGAGCAGCGTTACGGCGTCGAAGGCGCCTTCCTGATCGAGGCCGGCATCTCCTCGTCCTATCACATCGCGAAATTCTTCGGGCTCACCGGCTGGATCCACGACGCCAGCAAGGCGGAGGCAAAGCCCGTGCCCGCGCGGTCACCCGCACCGCATCTCGCCCGCACGATCCGCGCCAAGGTCGCCGAGGACAAGGCCGAGCCGACGCGCGACCAGGGTCGCGGCTTCGATCTCGGCCAGGTCATCACCCGCGCGCTGACGGCCGCGGGCCTGATGAAGTAG
- a CDS encoding MFS transporter, with product MHQTVTKPVDSTRRWWVLAIVVAAQFMFGVDAFIVNVAIPTIAVDLHATPAQIESVIAIYLIAYATLVVTGGRLGDIHGTKNVFLAGVLGFTATSLWCGLAQSGMELIVARLAQGATAALMVPQVLATLHLLFTDESRNRAFGIYGIVLGLAGAAGFLLGGLLVTIDLAHTGWRSVFFVNVPSGLVIAVAAWRVMPTAPRRSGTRLDIKGSIVLFAGLLCLIGPLLFGHDVGWAPLLWAVMGSGAVILAAFVRLEHAVARGGGMPLIDLALLADAAFLRGLGAAFFFFCANLSFYLVMTLFMQRGLKIPPLSAGLAFVPLALAFVVASRHSGARARHRGTKVLIEGCALQIAGLAALACVADFVDAPTPTELALVMIIFGYGQGLVMAPLSGAVLSTVKPVAAGSASGMYGTTAQIGNAAGVAAIGAVFFAVESLQSARAGFLASLALFTALIMISAAFLSWMRRAPA from the coding sequence ATGCATCAGACCGTCACGAAGCCCGTCGATTCGACCCGCCGCTGGTGGGTGCTGGCTATCGTCGTCGCCGCGCAGTTCATGTTCGGCGTCGACGCCTTCATCGTGAATGTCGCCATTCCGACCATCGCCGTCGACCTCCACGCGACGCCGGCGCAGATCGAATCCGTCATCGCGATCTACCTGATCGCCTATGCCACGCTGGTCGTCACCGGCGGCCGCCTCGGCGATATCCACGGGACGAAGAATGTCTTTCTCGCCGGCGTGCTCGGTTTCACCGCGACGTCGCTGTGGTGCGGCCTCGCGCAATCAGGCATGGAGCTGATCGTCGCCCGGCTGGCGCAGGGGGCGACGGCCGCGCTGATGGTGCCGCAGGTGCTGGCGACCTTGCATCTGCTGTTCACCGACGAGTCGCGCAACCGGGCCTTCGGCATCTACGGCATCGTGCTCGGGCTCGCGGGCGCCGCGGGCTTTCTGCTCGGCGGTCTGCTGGTCACGATCGATCTCGCCCACACCGGCTGGCGTTCGGTGTTCTTCGTCAACGTGCCCAGCGGCCTCGTGATCGCGGTCGCTGCCTGGCGCGTCATGCCGACGGCGCCGCGGCGATCGGGCACACGGCTCGACATCAAGGGCAGCATCGTGCTGTTCGCCGGGCTGTTGTGCCTGATCGGGCCGCTGCTGTTCGGCCACGATGTCGGCTGGGCGCCGTTGCTGTGGGCCGTGATGGGAAGCGGCGCTGTGATCCTCGCGGCGTTCGTGCGGCTCGAACACGCGGTCGCGCGCGGCGGCGGCATGCCGCTGATCGATCTCGCGCTTTTGGCGGACGCGGCCTTCCTGCGCGGGCTCGGCGCCGCGTTCTTTTTCTTCTGCGCCAATCTTTCGTTCTATCTGGTGATGACGCTGTTCATGCAGCGCGGCCTGAAGATCCCGCCGCTTTCGGCCGGCCTCGCCTTCGTTCCGCTCGCGCTCGCTTTCGTCGTCGCCTCGCGCCATAGCGGCGCACGGGCAAGACATCGCGGCACCAAGGTGTTGATCGAAGGCTGCGCGTTGCAGATCGCAGGTCTCGCCGCACTCGCATGCGTGGCGGACTTCGTTGATGCGCCGACGCCGACCGAACTCGCGCTCGTCATGATCATCTTCGGCTACGGCCAGGGTCTGGTGATGGCGCCGCTCTCGGGTGCGGTGCTCTCGACCGTCAAGCCTGTCGCCGCAGGCTCGGCGTCCGGCATGTACGGCACCACGGCGCAGATCGGAAATGCGGCCGGAGTGGCCGCAATCGGCGCGGTGTTCTTCGCGGTCGAATCGTTGCAATCAGCGCGCGCAGGATTTCTCGCCTCGCTCGCGCTGTTTACGGCGTTAATCATGATCTCGGCCGCATTCCTGTCATGGATGCGCCGCGCACCTGCATGA
- a CDS encoding LLM class flavin-dependent oxidoreductase, protein MARLKFGAFLAPHHPIGEHPMLQFRRDLDLVEQLDALGYDEFWCGEHHSSGWEMIASPEMFLAAAGERTKRIKLGTGVISLPYHHPFNVAQRMVQLDHMTGGRAIFGSGPGALASDAHTLGIDPMTQRDRQDEAIAVIRRLFNGERVTARSDWFTMNDAALQLLPLQEEMPFVVASQISPSGMTLAGKYGIGIISLGSMTTQGLMSLQQQWQFAEDAAKKHGTIVSRADWRVLLTFHIAESREQARKEAGAGLMRWHNEYNVGTLQRPGLTAFSSPDEAVDKTAFVEGAASTIGTPDDLVKTIKNVMEVSGGIGAVIGFVHDWANPEATRRSWDMVARYVVPEINGYIDGLRRSQKFVIENRAIFERAGQAVMAKIMQNEKAAEALKVTGPGRVAIPAVNAPDLQKEAAKR, encoded by the coding sequence ATGGCGCGCCTGAAGTTTGGAGCCTTTCTTGCCCCGCATCACCCGATCGGGGAGCATCCGATGCTTCAGTTCCGGCGCGACCTCGACCTGGTCGAGCAACTGGATGCGCTCGGTTATGACGAGTTCTGGTGCGGCGAGCACCATTCCTCCGGCTGGGAAATGATCGCCTCGCCCGAGATGTTCCTGGCCGCGGCCGGCGAGCGCACCAAGCGGATCAAGCTCGGCACCGGCGTGATATCGCTGCCCTATCACCATCCCTTCAACGTGGCCCAGCGCATGGTGCAACTCGATCACATGACCGGCGGCCGCGCCATCTTCGGCTCCGGGCCCGGCGCGCTTGCCTCCGACGCGCATACGCTCGGCATCGACCCGATGACGCAGCGCGACCGACAGGACGAGGCGATCGCCGTGATCCGCCGCCTGTTCAACGGCGAGCGCGTCACCGCCAGGAGCGACTGGTTCACCATGAACGACGCGGCGCTCCAGCTCCTGCCGTTGCAGGAGGAGATGCCGTTCGTGGTGGCCTCGCAGATCTCGCCGTCGGGCATGACGCTCGCCGGCAAATACGGCATCGGCATCATCTCGCTGGGCTCGATGACGACGCAAGGGCTGATGTCGCTGCAGCAGCAATGGCAGTTCGCCGAGGACGCCGCCAAGAAGCACGGCACCATTGTGAGCCGCGCCGACTGGCGCGTGCTGCTCACCTTCCACATCGCCGAGAGCCGCGAGCAGGCCCGCAAGGAAGCCGGCGCCGGGCTGATGCGCTGGCACAACGAATATAACGTCGGCACGCTGCAACGGCCGGGCCTCACCGCCTTCTCCTCGCCCGACGAGGCCGTGGACAAGACCGCCTTCGTCGAGGGCGCGGCCTCGACCATCGGCACGCCCGACGATCTCGTCAAGACCATCAAGAACGTGATGGAGGTCTCCGGCGGCATCGGCGCCGTCATCGGCTTCGTGCACGACTGGGCCAATCCGGAAGCCACGCGCCGGAGCTGGGACATGGTGGCGCGCTATGTCGTGCCCGAGATCAACGGCTATATCGACGGACTGCGCAGGTCGCAAAAATTCGTGATCGAGAACCGCGCGATCTTCGAGCGCGCAGGCCAGGCCGTGATGGCCAAGATCATGCAGAACGAGAAGGCCGCCGAAGCGCTGAAGGTCACCGGCCCCGGCCGCGTCGCCATTCCCGCCGTCAATGCGCCGGATCTGCAAAAGGAAGCGGCGAAGCGGTAA
- a CDS encoding cytochrome P450, which produces MSMQNVAAPVLPYTAPRRNELTHIPGDEGWPIIGKTFQTLADPKGHIEANGAKYGPVYRTHIFGETNVVLLGPEANELVLFDQHKLFSSTHGWNKVLGLLFPRGLMLLDFDEHRLHRKALSVAFKSGPMKSYLSDLDRGISARVAQWKTRPGEMQLYPAMKQLTLDLAAASFLGAGIGPEVDEINRAFVDMVAAAVAPIRRPLPGTQMAAGVRGRKRIVAYFREQIPLRRGNHGGDDLFSHLCRATHEDGALLSEQDIIDHMSFLMMAAHDTLTSSLTSFIGELAAHPDWQARLREEVAALGLAADAPTSFDDLEKMPLSEMAFKEALRIKPPVPSMPRRAMRDFTFKGFTIPAGTAVGVNPLYTHHMKDIWPEPDRFDPLRFTEEAQRNRHRFAWVPFGGGAHMCLGLHFAYMQAKCFARHFLQNVEVSLEPGYKPDWQMWPIPKPRDGLKVRVKAV; this is translated from the coding sequence ATGTCGATGCAGAATGTGGCCGCGCCTGTGCTTCCGTACACCGCGCCCCGGCGCAACGAGCTGACGCACATCCCCGGCGACGAAGGCTGGCCGATCATCGGCAAGACCTTTCAGACGCTTGCCGATCCCAAGGGACATATCGAAGCAAACGGCGCCAAGTACGGGCCGGTCTACCGCACCCACATATTCGGCGAGACCAATGTCGTGCTGCTCGGGCCGGAGGCGAACGAGCTCGTGCTGTTCGACCAGCACAAGCTGTTCTCCTCGACACACGGCTGGAACAAGGTACTCGGCCTGCTGTTTCCGCGCGGATTGATGCTGCTCGATTTCGACGAACACCGCCTGCATCGCAAGGCGCTGTCGGTCGCGTTCAAGTCCGGGCCGATGAAATCCTATCTCAGCGATCTCGATCGCGGCATCTCCGCCCGCGTCGCGCAGTGGAAGACCAGGCCCGGGGAGATGCAGCTCTATCCGGCGATGAAGCAGCTCACGCTCGATCTCGCGGCAGCATCCTTCCTCGGCGCCGGTATCGGCCCCGAAGTCGACGAGATCAACCGCGCCTTCGTCGACATGGTCGCGGCCGCCGTCGCCCCGATCCGCAGGCCCCTGCCCGGCACCCAGATGGCGGCCGGCGTGCGGGGGCGCAAGCGCATCGTCGCCTATTTCCGCGAGCAGATCCCGCTGCGACGCGGCAATCACGGCGGCGACGATCTGTTCTCGCACCTCTGCCGCGCCACCCACGAGGACGGCGCGCTCTTGTCCGAACAGGACATCATCGACCACATGAGCTTTCTGATGATGGCGGCGCACGACACGCTGACCTCGTCGCTGACCTCCTTCATCGGCGAACTCGCCGCGCATCCGGATTGGCAGGCCAGGCTGCGCGAGGAAGTTGCTGCGCTCGGGCTTGCGGCGGACGCGCCGACCAGCTTCGATGATCTCGAAAAAATGCCGCTGTCGGAGATGGCGTTCAAGGAGGCGCTGCGGATCAAGCCGCCGGTGCCCTCGATGCCGCGCCGTGCGATGCGCGACTTCACCTTCAAGGGCTTTACGATTCCCGCCGGCACCGCCGTCGGCGTCAATCCGCTCTACACGCACCACATGAAGGACATCTGGCCGGAGCCGGATCGCTTCGATCCCCTGCGCTTCACCGAGGAAGCCCAGCGCAACCGCCATCGCTTCGCCTGGGTGCCGTTCGGCGGCGGTGCGCATATGTGCCTCGGCCTGCACTTCGCCTACATGCAGGCAAAATGCTTCGCGCGGCACTTCCTGCAGAACGTCGAGGTGTCGCTCGAGCCCGGCTACAAACCGGATTGGCAGATGTGGCCGATCCCGAAGCCGCGGGATGGGTTGAAGGTGCGGGTGAAGGCGGTGTGA
- a CDS encoding sensor histidine kinase, which produces MGKLIDEFRKGWQGEAPPSLGLSIAFAVASLLLATLARWGLAQVRPDVYFTPYFPAVLFAAAFGGLRIGVVTALVGGVLGVVVNFDHTFPDRARFVLLTLYWGVSALTIWGVEHYRTMLAEQRRISKRLIEEEDYRKVLVDELQHRLKNKLSTVHAVLHQVLHDQPQVWARIDPRLRSLAATDDLISRIDKAGCDIRDLLISELGPYGHVRFTLNGDRLFLPPKLAVTLSLMFHELATNAGKYGAFSSPRGLLQVSWTVSDDRLTVTWDETEGPTVGEISEPGFGTKLLKSALSAFDGKTEVSYLKTGLHCIMQCRIPRRE; this is translated from the coding sequence ATGGGGAAGCTGATCGACGAATTCCGCAAAGGCTGGCAGGGCGAGGCTCCGCCATCGCTCGGCCTGAGCATCGCATTCGCCGTGGCCTCCCTGCTGCTTGCGACGCTGGCCCGCTGGGGGCTCGCGCAGGTGCGCCCGGACGTCTACTTCACGCCGTACTTTCCGGCCGTGCTCTTCGCCGCAGCCTTCGGCGGCCTGCGGATCGGGGTGGTGACGGCGCTGGTCGGCGGCGTGCTCGGCGTCGTCGTGAATTTCGACCACACGTTTCCCGACCGCGCACGGTTCGTGCTTCTGACACTCTATTGGGGCGTCTCTGCGCTCACCATCTGGGGCGTCGAGCACTATCGCACGATGCTGGCGGAGCAGCGTCGGATTTCCAAGCGCCTGATCGAGGAAGAGGACTATCGCAAGGTGCTGGTCGACGAGCTGCAGCACCGGCTGAAGAACAAGCTGTCCACCGTGCACGCCGTGCTGCACCAGGTGCTGCACGATCAGCCGCAGGTCTGGGCCCGGATCGATCCACGGCTGCGCTCGCTGGCCGCGACCGATGATCTGATCTCGCGGATCGACAAGGCCGGCTGCGACATCCGCGATCTCCTGATCTCGGAGCTCGGCCCTTACGGCCATGTCCGCTTCACCCTCAACGGCGACCGGCTGTTCCTGCCGCCGAAGCTCGCGGTGACGCTGTCGCTGATGTTTCACGAGCTCGCCACCAACGCCGGCAAATACGGCGCGTTCTCCTCACCGCGGGGATTGTTGCAGGTGTCATGGACCGTCAGCGACGATCGCCTGACCGTCACCTGGGACGAAACCGAGGGACCGACCGTCGGCGAAATCTCCGAGCCCGGCTTCGGCACCAAGCTCTTGAAGTCGGCGCTGTCGGCCTTCGACGGCAAGACCGAGGTCTCCTATTTGAAGACCGGCCTGCATTGCATCATGCAATGTCGCATTCCCCGGAGGGAGTGA
- a CDS encoding bifunctional diguanylate cyclase/phosphodiesterase — MNDNAYNGASEAELGFLKEIVRMLPAGLTVQDAQGKLLLVNDVAASQLGMDGSRPSPNLAPRREACQQALKSGQSVTSEEALHDGAARQVLLTTHRPISLAGRELLISASSDITEQKNFEDQLFRSAYFDELTGLPSRRVIEHRTNGLLARDQPGERFALAFLDVDNFKHINDYYGHAVGDALLVELSKRLGRDLRDSDMLSRISGDEFLLLLSPIQSQDEVAEFMQSTLERLTAPFFIDNSELFVSTSVGVSLYPDHGRNFETLRQNADIAMYRIKNNGKGSASFFDAGMEREALARMKIEQSLRLAILEKRFCCAFQSKVDIRTQAVKGIEALVRLRDDEGVIQAPGSFINLASELGLIDELTHLVLAEIVKSIDLINESFGADATISINVAAKQAGNPEFMRNFAQAMKDTGFPQRFMIEVTEDAFVAKNHFQSEILPMFRKLGVGISIDDFGTGYSSLSALADITADEIKIDRSFITDIHKRPRSQGILRAIESLSEALGMTVIAEGLETYEELAYLQAATKIRYAQGYYFARPIFLEELKLATPASSESRTSVSARPMQQNRQGYSRASAYRR; from the coding sequence ATGAACGACAACGCATACAACGGCGCGAGCGAGGCCGAACTCGGATTTCTCAAGGAAATCGTTAGAATGCTGCCTGCCGGCCTGACCGTGCAGGACGCGCAAGGCAAGCTTCTGCTGGTTAACGATGTCGCCGCGTCCCAGCTCGGCATGGACGGCAGCCGTCCCTCGCCCAATCTCGCGCCGCGCCGCGAGGCCTGCCAGCAAGCGTTGAAGTCCGGCCAGTCGGTCACCTCCGAGGAAGCGCTCCACGATGGAGCCGCACGCCAGGTGCTGCTGACCACCCATCGCCCCATCAGTCTCGCCGGACGCGAGCTCCTGATCTCGGCCTCCTCCGACATCACGGAGCAGAAGAATTTCGAGGACCAGCTGTTCCGTTCGGCTTATTTCGACGAGCTGACCGGCCTGCCCTCGCGGCGCGTGATCGAGCATCGCACCAACGGCCTTTTGGCTCGCGACCAGCCCGGTGAACGTTTCGCGCTGGCCTTTCTCGACGTCGACAATTTCAAGCACATCAACGACTATTACGGCCACGCCGTCGGCGACGCGCTGCTGGTCGAGCTGTCGAAACGGCTCGGGCGAGACTTGCGCGACTCCGACATGCTGTCGCGCATCTCCGGCGACGAGTTCCTGCTGCTGCTCTCGCCGATCCAGAGCCAGGACGAGGTCGCCGAATTCATGCAGTCGACGCTGGAGCGGCTGACCGCGCCGTTCTTCATCGACAATTCCGAGCTGTTCGTTTCCACCTCCGTCGGAGTCAGTCTCTATCCCGATCACGGCCGCAACTTCGAGACGCTGCGACAGAACGCCGACATCGCGATGTACCGCATCAAGAACAACGGCAAGGGATCCGCCTCATTCTTCGATGCCGGCATGGAGCGCGAGGCTCTGGCGCGGATGAAGATCGAGCAGTCGCTGCGGCTCGCCATTCTCGAAAAGCGCTTCTGTTGCGCGTTCCAGTCCAAGGTCGACATCCGCACGCAAGCCGTGAAGGGCATCGAGGCGCTGGTGCGCCTGCGCGACGACGAGGGCGTGATTCAGGCGCCGGGCTCGTTCATCAATCTCGCCAGCGAGCTCGGGCTGATCGACGAGCTCACCCATCTCGTGCTGGCCGAGATCGTCAAGTCGATCGACCTGATCAACGAGAGCTTCGGCGCGGACGCCACCATCAGCATCAATGTCGCCGCCAAGCAGGCCGGCAACCCCGAATTCATGCGCAATTTCGCGCAGGCGATGAAGGACACCGGCTTTCCGCAGCGCTTCATGATCGAGGTGACCGAAGACGCCTTCGTCGCCAAGAACCATTTCCAGAGCGAGATCCTGCCGATGTTCCGCAAGCTCGGCGTCGGCATTTCCATCGACGATTTCGGCACCGGCTATTCGTCGCTCTCGGCGCTCGCCGACATCACCGCCGACGAGATCAAGATCGACCGCTCCTTCATCACCGACATCCATAAGCGGCCGCGCAGCCAGGGCATCCTGCGCGCGATCGAATCCTTGAGCGAAGCGCTCGGCATGACCGTGATCGCCGAGGGGCTCGAAACCTACGAAGAGCTCGCCTATCTCCAGGCCGCGACCAAGATCCGCTACGCGCAGGGCTATTATTTCGCCCGACCGATCTTCCTGGAGGAGCTGAAGCTCGCCACCCCCGCCTCCAGCGAATCCCGCACCAGCGTCTCGGCCCGACCGATGCAGCAGAACCGGCAGGGCTATTCGCGGGCGAGCGCGTATCGGCGGTAG